ACGGAATCGGCCTACAAGGCCGGTGACGCACTGCCGCCGCTGGAGATCGAGATCACCCGTACGTTGATCGTGGCCGGGGCGATCGCGTCGCGGGACTACCAGGACGTGCACCACGACGTGGAGCTGGCTCGGGAGAAGGGCTCGCCGGACATCTTCATGAACATCCTGACGACCAACGGCCTGGTCGGACGGTACGTGACCGATCACTTCGGCCCGGCTTCCGTACTGCGCGCGGTCGCCATCCGGCTCGGCGCCCCGAACCATCCGGGGGACACCATGGTGATGACGGGCTCGATCGAGAAAGTCGAAGGGGACACGGTCACGGTGCGCGTCCTCGGCACCAACAAGATCGGCCGGCACGTCATGGGCACGGTGACGGTGACCGTTCCAGGTCCGACAACGACGGCACCACCCTCTGCCCTGATCGCTGCCTCCTCCCGTTCCACGCCCGCTGCCCCCTCCTCTCCTTCCGCCTCCGGCAAGGCCCAGGCTGAGGGTGGTGCCTCGTGAGTGTGCGCAGGCGGGACGACCTCGGAGGGCGGGCGGCGATCGTCGGGATCGGGGCCACCGAGTTCTCGAAGGACTCGGGGCGCAGTGAGCTGCGGCTGGCGGTGGAGGCGGTGCGGTCAGCACTGGACGACGCGGGGCTGACGCCGGACGACGTGGACGGGATGGTGACGTTCACGATGGACACCAGCCCGGAGATCACCGTCGCCCAGGCGGCCGGGATCGGGGAGCTGTCCTTCTTCTCCCGCGTCCACTACGGCGGCGGTGCGGCCTGTGCGACCGTCCAGCAGGCGGCGCTCGCGGTGGCGACCGGGGTGGCCGACGTCGTCGTCTGCTACCGGGCGTTCAACGAGCGGTCGGGCCGCAGATTCGGCTCGGGTGTCCAGCGGCGGGAGCCGTCGGCGGAGGGCGCGGCGCTGGGCTGGGCCCTGCCGTTCGGACTGCTCACCCCGGCCTCGTGGGTGGCGATGGCGGCCCAGCGGTATCTGCACACCTACGGTCTGAGCCCGGAGGTGTTCGGGCATGTCGCGGTGACGGACCGGAAGTACGCGGCGACGAACCCGGCGGCGTACTTCCACGGAAGACCGATCACGCTCGCCGAGTACGCGGCGTCCCGGTGGATCGTGGAGCCGTTGCGGTTGCTGGACTGCTGCCAGGAGACCGACGGCGGCCAGGCGCTGGTCGTCACCTCCGTGGAGCGGGCCCGCGATCTGCCCCGTCCGCCGGTGGTCGTCGCGGCCGCCGCGCAGGGGGCCGGCCGGGCACAGGAGCAGATGACGAGCTTCTACCGGGACGATCTCACCGGGCTGCCGGAGATGGGCGTGGTGGCCAGACAGCTGTGGCGGACCGCGGGACTCGGGCCGGCGGAGATCGACGTGGGGATCCTGTACGACCACTTCACCCCGTTCGTGCTGACGCAGTTGGAGGAGTTCGGGTTCTGCAAGCCGGGGGAGGCGGCCGACTTCGTCGCGGAGGAGCGGCTGCCGTTGAACACGCACGGAGGACAGCTCGGGGAGGCGTATCTGCATGGGATGAACGGAGTGGCGGAGGGCGTCCGGCAGCTGCGGGGCACGTCCGTGAACCAGGTGGCCGGAGCCGAACGGGTCCTGGTCACGGCGGGCACGGGGGTCCCCACGTCGGGCCTGATCCTGGCCTCCGACGGCTGAGGGAGGCGTCCGCCCCGGCCTCGCGTCTCAGGGGGATCCAACTGTCTCCCTGCCGCCTCCGGCTGTCTCCCTGCCGCCACTTCTCCCGGCCGTTGTCAGGGGTGAACCCTCAGGGGGTGGTGGGCGCTCGTCCACCTTCAGGAGGTGGGGCCACCCCCCTTCCTACAACCTGAGGCGGACATGGCTTCGGGACCTGCGGCCGATCCGCTGGAGGAGGGGTCGAACCTAGCGTGGAGCCATGACCACACTCGTCTGCACCAGCGCCTCGGACGCCGCCACTCCGGCGACGCAGACCCGTTCGTACCCGTCGTTCTCCTCCTACATGAGGGCGCGCCAGCCGGTGTTGCTGCGGACCGCCCGGTCGCTCACCGCGAACCCGAGCGATGCCGAGGACCTGCTGCAGACGGCACTGACGAAGACGTACGTCGCCTGGGACCGTATCGAGGACCATCGGGCGCTGGACGGCTATGTGCGGCGGGCGCTGCTGAACACGCGGACGTCGCAGTGGCGCAAGCGCAAGGTGGACGAGTTCGCGTGCGACGAGTTGCCGGAGCAGGAGGGGCTGCCCGCGGCGGACCCGGCCGAGCAGCAGGCGTTGCGCGACGCGATGTGGCGGGCGGTCATGAAGCTGCCGGCGCGTCAGCGGGCGATGGTGGTGCTGCGCTACTACGAGGATCTGAGCGAGGTCCAGACGGCGGAGGTGCTCGGCGTCTCCGTCGGCACGGTCAAGT
The window above is part of the Streptomyces sp. NBC_01428 genome. Proteins encoded here:
- a CDS encoding MaoC family dehydratase, whose product is MSGGTESAYKAGDALPPLEIEITRTLIVAGAIASRDYQDVHHDVELAREKGSPDIFMNILTTNGLVGRYVTDHFGPASVLRAVAIRLGAPNHPGDTMVMTGSIEKVEGDTVTVRVLGTNKIGRHVMGTVTVTVPGPTTTAPPSALIAASSRSTPAAPSSPSASGKAQAEGGAS
- a CDS encoding lipid-transfer protein; translation: MSVRRRDDLGGRAAIVGIGATEFSKDSGRSELRLAVEAVRSALDDAGLTPDDVDGMVTFTMDTSPEITVAQAAGIGELSFFSRVHYGGGAACATVQQAALAVATGVADVVVCYRAFNERSGRRFGSGVQRREPSAEGAALGWALPFGLLTPASWVAMAAQRYLHTYGLSPEVFGHVAVTDRKYAATNPAAYFHGRPITLAEYAASRWIVEPLRLLDCCQETDGGQALVVTSVERARDLPRPPVVVAAAAQGAGRAQEQMTSFYRDDLTGLPEMGVVARQLWRTAGLGPAEIDVGILYDHFTPFVLTQLEEFGFCKPGEAADFVAEERLPLNTHGGQLGEAYLHGMNGVAEGVRQLRGTSVNQVAGAERVLVTAGTGVPTSGLILASDG
- a CDS encoding SigE family RNA polymerase sigma factor, with translation MTTLVCTSASDAATPATQTRSYPSFSSYMRARQPVLLRTARSLTANPSDAEDLLQTALTKTYVAWDRIEDHRALDGYVRRALLNTRTSQWRKRKVDEFACDELPEQEGLPAADPAEQQALRDAMWRAVMKLPARQRAMVVLRYYEDLSEVQTAEVLGVSVGTVKSAVSRALGKMREDPELAPAA